From Firmicutes bacterium HGW-Firmicutes-1, one genomic window encodes:
- a CDS encoding dehydrogenase: MPKSQYVDPAVIRAKSFIQFKDIPVNQYDKTIDQEKENFSNDDFVRIFRDMAIIREFENMLNLVKTTGEYNEIAYNHPGPAHLSIGQEASSVGQAYLLDRDDFIFGSHRSHGEILAKGLSAIQKLEDQELLEVMENFFEGEIVKIITQNKKYDTVKEMAIDFLIYGTLAEIFARRTGFQKGLGGSMHAFFLPFGIYPNNAIVGGSVDISVGAALFKKVNRKKGIVIANIGDASIGCGPVWEGICLATMDQYKKLWEGEMQGGLKLIVNIFNNQYGMGGQTNGETMGYEFLARLGAGVNPEQMHSERIDGYNPLAVIDAIKRKKQILEEKNGPVLLDIVTYRFTGHSPSDASSYRSKEEVEEWMRNDSLIEYRLNLVKANICKDVQFDEILANVKELVTSAFKLAIDDKVSPIMDMKKEPDSISKYMFSNTNMPKMEDRACDVLTPIEENEQIIRNSKKIRTAFQNGKPVPKNKIFAYRDAIFEAVIHKFYEDPTFIAYGEENRDWGGAFAVYRGLTEALPYHRLFNSSISEGAIAGSAAGYGMCGGRVLIELMYCDFLGRAGDEIFNQIAKWQAMSAGLVKMPVVVRVSVGSKYGAQHSQDWSALVSHIPGLKVVFPVTPYDAKGLMNAALAGTDPVIFLESQRLYDIGEIFNEDGVPTGYYEIPLGEPDIKRTGKDITILTIGATLYTAIEAAEKLEKEFGLSVEIIDARSIVPFNYEKVVESVKKTGRVVLVSDACDRGSILKEMAQTINELTFDYLDAPPVVVGAKNWITPAYELERSFFPQVDWIMDAIHEKILPLKGYVGQNNFTDQEMIRRNKLGI; the protein is encoded by the coding sequence ATGCCAAAATCACAATACGTTGACCCTGCGGTTATAAGGGCTAAATCATTTATTCAATTTAAGGATATTCCAGTGAATCAATATGACAAAACAATTGATCAAGAAAAAGAGAATTTTTCAAATGACGATTTTGTAAGAATTTTTAGAGATATGGCTATTATTCGTGAATTTGAAAACATGCTAAATTTGGTTAAGACAACGGGGGAATACAATGAAATTGCGTATAATCATCCTGGACCTGCTCATTTATCCATTGGACAAGAAGCATCAAGTGTAGGTCAAGCATATTTATTAGACAGAGATGATTTCATTTTTGGTTCTCACAGAAGTCATGGTGAGATCTTAGCAAAAGGGTTATCTGCGATTCAAAAACTTGAGGACCAAGAGTTATTAGAAGTTATGGAAAACTTCTTTGAAGGTGAAATTGTAAAAATTATCACGCAAAATAAAAAGTATGATACCGTAAAGGAAATGGCTATAGATTTTCTTATTTATGGAACACTTGCAGAAATTTTCGCAAGAAGAACAGGCTTTCAAAAAGGCCTTGGTGGTTCTATGCATGCCTTTTTCTTGCCATTTGGTATTTATCCGAATAATGCTATCGTGGGTGGTTCAGTTGATATATCAGTTGGAGCGGCTTTATTTAAGAAAGTGAATAGGAAAAAAGGAATTGTTATTGCCAATATCGGTGATGCGTCGATAGGCTGTGGTCCAGTTTGGGAAGGTATTTGCCTTGCTACTATGGATCAATATAAGAAATTATGGGAAGGTGAAATGCAGGGTGGACTTAAGCTCATTGTTAACATCTTTAACAACCAGTATGGTATGGGTGGTCAAACGAATGGTGAAACGATGGGTTATGAATTCTTGGCTCGTCTTGGAGCAGGCGTTAATCCTGAACAAATGCATTCTGAAAGAATCGATGGGTACAATCCATTGGCAGTCATTGATGCGATTAAAAGAAAGAAACAAATACTTGAAGAAAAGAACGGTCCAGTATTACTTGATATCGTGACATATCGATTCACTGGGCATTCCCCATCAGATGCATCAAGTTATCGTTCAAAAGAAGAAGTTGAAGAGTGGATGAGAAACGATTCCTTAATTGAATACAGATTGAACCTGGTCAAAGCAAATATATGTAAGGACGTTCAATTTGATGAAATCCTTGCAAATGTAAAAGAACTGGTTACGAGTGCTTTTAAGCTTGCTATTGATGATAAGGTATCTCCAATCATGGATATGAAGAAAGAACCTGATTCTATCTCAAAATATATGTTCTCAAACACGAACATGCCAAAAATGGAAGATAGAGCTTGTGATGTTTTGACGCCAATAGAAGAAAATGAACAAATTATCCGTAATAGTAAAAAAATTAGAACTGCTTTTCAAAATGGAAAGCCAGTTCCAAAAAATAAGATATTTGCCTATAGAGATGCTATTTTCGAAGCAGTGATTCATAAATTCTATGAAGATCCTACCTTTATAGCCTATGGTGAAGAAAATCGTGATTGGGGAGGCGCTTTCGCAGTTTATAGAGGGCTTACAGAAGCATTGCCTTACCATCGTTTATTCAACTCTTCTATTTCAGAAGGTGCGATTGCAGGTTCAGCCGCAGGGTATGGTATGTGTGGGGGACGTGTTCTTATTGAATTGATGTACTGTGATTTCCTTGGTAGAGCAGGGGATGAAATCTTTAATCAGATTGCAAAATGGCAAGCAATGAGTGCTGGTCTAGTTAAGATGCCCGTTGTTGTAAGAGTATCCGTTGGATCAAAGTACGGTGCGCAGCATTCACAAGATTGGTCAGCATTGGTTAGTCATATCCCAGGCTTGAAGGTTGTATTTCCAGTAACCCCTTATGATGCAAAAGGTTTGATGAATGCGGCTTTAGCTGGAACAGACCCAGTGATTTTCCTTGAAAGCCAAAGACTATATGATATTGGTGAGATTTTTAACGAAGATGGAGTTCCAACAGGTTATTATGAAATACCATTAGGTGAACCAGATATTAAGAGAACAGGCAAAGATATTACAATTCTTACAATTGGTGCTACTTTATATACTGCCATTGAAGCGGCAGAAAAATTAGAAAAAGAATTTGGTTTATCAGTAGAAATTATTGATGCTAGAAGTATTGTTCCATTTAATTATGAAAAAGTGGTGGAATCAGTTAAGAAAACAGGTAGAGTAGTATTGGTAAGTGATGCATGTGATAGAGGTTCTATTCTAAAAGAAATGGCTCAAACCATCAACGAACTTACCTTTGACTATTTAGATGCACCTCCTGTGGTAGTTGGTGCTAAGAACTGGATTACACCAGCTTATGAATTAGAAAGAAGCTTCTTCCCTCAAGTTGATTGGATTATGGATGCTATTCATGAAAAGATTCTTCCACTTAAGGGCTATGTAGGGCAAAATAATTTTACCGATCAAGAAATGATTAGAAGAAATAAACTGGGA
- the lpdA gene encoding dihydrolipoyl dehydrogenase has product MFDLIVIGGGPAGYIAAERAGHAGLKTLLIEKRNLGGVCLNEGCIPSKALLNSAKIYDYAMHGSDYGVFIEGVRLDHKKVIERKAKVVENLVSGIKAKMKKNKVTVIQAEATILERNSEGIVIEAASQKYVGKQLLIATGSIPVVPGIPGLKQSIENGYTLTNREILDLTEVPEKLAIVGGGVIGLEMAYYYSCAGSKVTVIEMLDHIAGPTDQEISGVLKKSLEKKGILFELEAKVTAIDHATVSYEKQGKVNQLVADKVLLSIGRRAFTDGIGLEKIGVETIRSAIPTDEVGRTNISGVYAVGDVNGKSMLAHTAYREAEVCINHILGKKDRMRYTAIPAVIYTYPEVASVGETEETAKEKGIEVKTIKLPMIYSGRYVAENEKGDGLIKVIVDQKYNRIVGVHMIGSYVSEMIYGAGLMVETELRVEDIKELVFPHPTVCEVIREALFEI; this is encoded by the coding sequence ATGTTTGATTTAATTGTTATTGGCGGTGGACCAGCAGGGTATATAGCTGCTGAAAGAGCAGGTCATGCAGGTTTGAAAACCTTACTAATTGAAAAAAGAAATCTTGGTGGTGTTTGTTTAAATGAAGGATGTATTCCATCTAAAGCATTGCTTAATTCTGCCAAAATATATGACTATGCTATGCATGGGAGTGATTACGGAGTTTTTATAGAGGGAGTTCGACTTGACCACAAAAAAGTAATTGAAAGAAAAGCAAAAGTTGTAGAAAATCTCGTTAGTGGTATAAAAGCAAAGATGAAAAAGAATAAAGTGACAGTCATTCAGGCAGAAGCAACCATTTTAGAGCGAAATAGCGAAGGAATTGTTATAGAGGCCGCTTCACAAAAATATGTTGGGAAACAACTACTGATTGCAACTGGATCCATTCCTGTTGTTCCAGGCATTCCTGGCTTAAAACAATCGATAGAAAATGGGTATACACTAACAAATAGAGAAATTCTCGATTTAACAGAAGTTCCTGAAAAATTAGCCATCGTTGGTGGTGGTGTTATTGGTCTAGAAATGGCTTATTACTATAGTTGTGCAGGTAGTAAGGTAACAGTCATTGAAATGCTTGATCATATAGCAGGACCAACAGATCAAGAAATTTCTGGGGTACTGAAAAAATCTTTAGAGAAAAAAGGCATTCTATTTGAATTAGAAGCTAAAGTAACGGCTATAGATCATGCAACAGTCTCTTATGAAAAACAAGGAAAAGTAAATCAATTGGTTGCAGATAAAGTGTTATTAAGTATTGGTAGAAGAGCTTTCACGGATGGAATTGGACTTGAAAAAATTGGAGTTGAAACCATTAGAAGTGCAATACCAACGGATGAAGTAGGAAGAACAAATATATCTGGTGTCTATGCAGTGGGAGATGTGAATGGAAAGTCGATGTTAGCACATACAGCCTATAGAGAAGCAGAAGTTTGTATCAATCATATTTTAGGTAAAAAAGATAGAATGCGATATACAGCTATTCCAGCAGTGATATACACCTATCCAGAAGTGGCTTCCGTTGGAGAAACTGAAGAAACTGCTAAGGAAAAAGGCATTGAGGTGAAAACAATTAAGCTTCCAATGATTTATAGTGGTAGGTATGTTGCTGAGAATGAAAAAGGCGATGGGTTGATTAAGGTCATTGTTGATCAAAAATACAATCGTATTGTAGGTGTACATATGATTGGCAGCTATGTTTCTGAAATGATTTACGGAGCAGGCTTAATGGTTGAAACAGAACTTAGAGTTGAGGACATTAAGGAACTGGTTTTTCCTCATCCAACGGTATGCGAAGTTATAAGAGAAGCACTATTTGAAATTTAG
- a CDS encoding 2-oxo acid dehydrogenase subunit E2 — MATAIIMPRQGQSVESCIITKWHKAVGDQVKEGDVLFTYETDKASFEEESSVGGTVLVLLFQEDDDVPCLKNVCLIGNQGEDISAFVSTNIEDTKEEIVHPEVVASETKEVFLDQEEIKTSYTNKISPRAKNLASKLSIDYQRAQATGPNDRVIERDILKLKEQGVFATSAALASGQVLPATGSGIGGRTTVGDLGSQVINETINTSRSNAPVPKTTGYREEKISNVRKFIAKAMHASLATTAQLTLNTSFDATELMEIRKKLKKDKFEYNITLNDMILFAVSRVLKDYELLNAHFVDDTMKYFENVHLGIAVDTDRGLLVPTLFNADQKSLVQMSVEVKDLAEKSKQGSISPDYLTGASFTITNLGTLGVESFTPVINPPQTGILGVNTIITRVREENGVISTYPAMGLSLTFDHRAIDGAPAARFLKALTNALESFTMLLMK, encoded by the coding sequence ATGGCAACAGCAATTATTATGCCAAGACAAGGTCAATCCGTTGAAAGCTGTATTATAACAAAGTGGCACAAAGCAGTAGGTGATCAAGTGAAAGAAGGAGATGTTCTATTCACTTATGAAACAGATAAGGCTTCTTTTGAAGAAGAGTCATCTGTAGGGGGCACTGTTTTAGTACTTTTGTTTCAAGAAGACGATGATGTACCTTGTTTAAAAAATGTTTGTTTGATTGGAAACCAAGGAGAAGATATTTCAGCATTTGTATCAACAAATATAGAAGATACGAAAGAAGAGATTGTACACCCTGAAGTTGTAGCGAGTGAAACCAAAGAAGTTTTCCTAGATCAAGAGGAAATAAAGACTTCTTATACAAATAAAATTTCACCTAGAGCTAAGAATCTAGCGAGTAAGCTTAGCATCGATTACCAAAGAGCGCAAGCTACTGGGCCAAATGATAGAGTGATTGAAAGAGATATTCTCAAGTTGAAGGAACAAGGTGTATTTGCTACTTCTGCAGCATTAGCGAGTGGACAAGTACTACCTGCTACGGGAAGTGGTATAGGTGGAAGAACAACAGTTGGAGACCTTGGAAGTCAAGTAATCAATGAAACAATCAATACCTCTAGGTCCAATGCACCAGTACCAAAGACCACTGGGTATAGAGAAGAAAAAATCTCTAATGTACGCAAATTCATCGCGAAAGCAATGCATGCATCCTTAGCGACAACAGCACAGTTGACACTAAATACATCTTTTGATGCAACTGAGCTTATGGAAATTAGAAAGAAACTTAAGAAAGATAAATTTGAGTATAATATAACACTCAATGACATGATTTTATTTGCTGTATCAAGAGTATTAAAAGACTATGAGCTGTTAAATGCACATTTTGTTGATGATACAATGAAATATTTTGAAAATGTACATCTTGGTATCGCAGTGGATACAGATAGAGGATTATTAGTGCCTACATTATTCAATGCAGATCAAAAATCACTTGTTCAAATGTCTGTAGAAGTGAAAGATTTGGCAGAAAAGAGTAAGCAAGGGTCTATTAGTCCTGATTATTTGACCGGAGCAAGCTTTACAATCACTAATCTTGGTACATTAGGTGTTGAGTCTTTCACACCAGTCATTAATCCGCCACAAACAGGTATCTTAGGTGTTAATACAATCATTACGAGAGTTAGAGAAGAAAATGGTGTGATATCAACTTATCCAGCCATGGGCTTATCCTTAACTTTTGATCATAGAGCAATCGATGGAGCACCAGCTGCAAGATTCTTAAAAGCCCTAACAAATGCACTTGAGAGTTTTACGATGTTATTAATGAAATAA
- the lipA gene encoding lipoyl synthase, whose amino-acid sequence MKPEWLKIRGSSLKERDEVMQMLADLKLNTVCQEAACPNMVECFGRRTATFMILGATCTRGCTFCNVAEGIPSSIDENEVLSVAVAVKKLNLSHVVVTSVTRDDLEDGGAGHFANTIKAIKELNQETSIEVLIPDLKGKPSALETVMNAMPAIIAHNIETVESLYSRVRPQANYKRSLEVLSFVKKRGDNIYTKSGMMLGLGESFDQIIQVLRDLRSVECDLLTVGQYLAPTKQHYPIERYVHPNEFEEIKKHALKMGFLHVASGPLVRSSYHADDAMKSTNISKTISNLTDEIV is encoded by the coding sequence ATGAAACCGGAATGGCTTAAGATTAGGGGAAGTTCACTTAAGGAAAGAGACGAAGTCATGCAAATGCTTGCTGATTTAAAACTGAATACAGTGTGTCAAGAAGCTGCTTGTCCAAATATGGTTGAATGTTTTGGCAGAAGAACAGCGACTTTTATGATTCTTGGTGCTACCTGTACAAGGGGATGTACTTTTTGTAATGTAGCAGAGGGCATACCTAGCAGTATTGATGAAAATGAAGTCTTATCCGTTGCTGTTGCAGTGAAGAAATTGAATCTAAGTCATGTAGTGGTTACTTCAGTAACAAGAGACGATTTGGAGGATGGTGGAGCAGGTCATTTTGCAAATACAATTAAAGCAATCAAGGAATTAAATCAGGAAACTAGTATCGAAGTTTTGATTCCTGATTTAAAGGGGAAACCTTCTGCACTGGAAACTGTGATGAATGCCATGCCTGCTATAATAGCTCATAATATAGAAACAGTGGAAAGTCTTTACAGTAGAGTTAGACCACAAGCCAATTATAAAAGATCCTTAGAAGTCCTGTCTTTTGTCAAAAAAAGAGGAGATAACATTTATACAAAATCAGGAATGATGTTAGGTCTTGGCGAGAGTTTTGATCAAATTATACAAGTCTTAAGGGATTTGAGAAGTGTGGAATGTGATTTGTTGACAGTGGGTCAGTATCTTGCACCGACGAAACAGCATTATCCAATTGAACGCTACGTACATCCGAATGAATTTGAAGAAATCAAAAAACATGCACTTAAAATGGGGTTTTTACACGTAGCCTCAGGTCCATTAGTAAGAAGTTCATATCATGCGGATGATGCGATGAAAAGTACCAATATAAGTAAGACGATTTCAAATTTAACTGATGAAATTGTTTGA
- a CDS encoding octanoyltransferase has protein sequence MKLRIVKMGLIDYEEALEIQYELQQQRIEGKCEDTLLLLEHKPVITLGTRGDVSNILLDQQLLMEQGVKIVECNRGGDVTYHGPGQIVGYLIMNLKNYDKDIRSFIQKIQSIFLHIIDLNFNMIAHTEDGKYTGVFVEQDKITAIGIAVNKWVTMHGFAFNVNTCLDHFKWIVPCGLQDKGVTSIEKLTGKPNDIEYLMNLIVQQFETVFHVTSYEEDLKTLLISLGKESV, from the coding sequence ATGAAGCTAAGAATTGTGAAAATGGGATTGATTGACTATGAGGAAGCTTTAGAAATTCAATACGAACTCCAACAACAAAGAATTGAAGGCAAATGTGAGGATACACTTTTATTGTTAGAGCACAAACCTGTTATTACGCTTGGCACTCGAGGAGATGTTTCTAACATTTTACTAGATCAACAATTGTTAATGGAACAGGGAGTGAAAATCGTTGAATGTAATAGAGGTGGAGATGTAACATATCATGGACCAGGTCAGATAGTAGGCTATCTAATTATGAATTTGAAAAACTATGATAAAGATATTAGAAGCTTCATCCAAAAAATTCAAAGCATTTTCCTTCATATCATAGACCTGAATTTTAATATGATTGCGCATACTGAGGATGGAAAGTACACGGGTGTATTTGTTGAACAAGACAAGATCACAGCCATTGGGATAGCGGTGAATAAATGGGTGACTATGCATGGATTCGCTTTTAATGTGAATACCTGCTTGGACCACTTTAAGTGGATTGTACCCTGCGGACTTCAAGACAAAGGTGTTACTTCAATTGAAAAATTAACGGGCAAGCCCAATGATATAGAATATTTAATGAATTTAATCGTTCAACAATTTGAAACTGTATTTCATGTTACGTCTTATGAGGAAGATTTAAAAACCTTGTTAATCTCATTAGGAAAGGAAAGCGTATGA
- a CDS encoding DeoR/GlpR transcriptional regulator → MSGNRIKIITDLLDETGSVSLNELSKVFPDVSVMTLRRDLIQLENDGFVIRTHGGAVKTNKSPEFLGEESAYQARENEHKEAKRAIAKKALPYVETGRSIFFDSGSTIMNLTNLLPDETFSIITSGVNIAEALLKKQNPSVIVLGGFANKHTFSMSGPLSATILDTLNIDIAFMSASGFSFDNNFTVSNIYEADLKKKVITKAKKVVILMDTSKINKVLPYTFAALNEVDILITEGNIPLEIKNSIQAAGVTLI, encoded by the coding sequence ATGTCAGGTAATAGAATAAAAATCATTACTGATCTTTTAGATGAAACAGGTTCTGTTTCGCTCAACGAATTAAGTAAAGTTTTCCCCGATGTATCCGTTATGACTCTCCGACGTGATTTAATCCAACTCGAAAACGATGGCTTTGTTATAAGGACTCATGGCGGAGCTGTTAAAACCAATAAATCACCTGAGTTTCTCGGAGAAGAAAGCGCTTATCAAGCTAGAGAAAACGAACACAAAGAAGCAAAAAGAGCAATCGCCAAGAAAGCTCTACCTTATGTAGAAACTGGAAGATCGATATTTTTCGATTCAGGTTCGACCATTATGAACTTAACGAATCTTTTGCCCGATGAAACCTTTTCCATTATTACAAGCGGTGTTAACATTGCAGAAGCCCTATTAAAAAAGCAAAACCCATCCGTTATTGTATTAGGTGGTTTTGCTAATAAACATACATTTTCCATGTCCGGACCATTGTCAGCAACAATACTTGATACGCTCAATATTGATATTGCTTTTATGTCAGCATCTGGTTTTTCATTCGATAATAATTTTACAGTATCAAATATATATGAAGCTGATCTAAAGAAAAAAGTAATAACAAAAGCAAAAAAAGTCGTTATCCTTATGGATACAAGTAAAATCAATAAGGTTTTACCCTATACCTTTGCAGCTCTTAATGAAGTAGATATTTTAATTACTGAAGGTAATATTCCTTTAGAAATAAAAAATTCCATTCAAGCAGCCGGGGTAACATTAATATAA
- a CDS encoding 6-phosphofructokinase: protein MSMSNCIIAQSGGPTSVINASLAGVIEAAIKSSKIEKVFGSINGIEGIFKNQIIDLGSLFSDCPNDLDTLRKTPAMYLGSCRFKLPEYDKAPEIYDNLFQAFNKLNITYFFYIGGNDSMDTVLKLSQHATRIESPIRFIGIPKTIDNDLPGTDHTPGYGSAAKFIATTILEIAHDTYIYDLQSVTIVEIMGRNAGWLTAASALARTAYSNAPDLIYLPEVSFSKDLFIQDIKQLQKTKNHIIIAVSEGIKDSKGQYIAASEASSKTDQFGHAQLSGVAKTLEAIVSNEIGCKVRSIEISTLQRSAMHLASSTDLDEAVLVGRTAVKKAEENQTGIMMTIVRTSDSPYTVEINSDLIENVANKEKCVPLEWITESKNDVSSELIDYVFPLILGEPSLSYKNGIPNFLSIKNSPKYMI from the coding sequence ATTTCTATGTCTAACTGTATTATTGCTCAATCTGGAGGACCTACTTCTGTAATCAACGCATCTTTAGCTGGTGTTATCGAAGCAGCCATCAAGTCCTCAAAAATAGAAAAAGTTTTTGGTTCAATTAATGGTATTGAAGGCATTTTCAAAAATCAAATCATTGATTTAGGGAGCTTGTTTTCTGATTGTCCCAACGACTTAGATACTCTCAGAAAAACACCTGCTATGTATCTTGGTTCATGTCGTTTCAAATTACCCGAATATGATAAAGCTCCCGAAATATATGACAATCTATTTCAAGCTTTCAATAAGCTTAACATTACTTATTTTTTCTATATCGGTGGAAACGATTCTATGGATACTGTACTAAAGCTATCTCAACACGCTACGAGAATCGAATCACCCATACGTTTTATTGGGATTCCAAAAACAATTGATAACGATTTACCTGGTACTGATCACACGCCTGGCTATGGGTCAGCAGCAAAATTCATTGCAACAACGATTTTAGAAATTGCTCATGATACCTATATTTATGATTTGCAAAGTGTTACAATCGTTGAAATAATGGGTAGAAATGCCGGATGGTTAACCGCTGCTTCCGCGCTAGCTCGCACCGCTTATAGCAATGCTCCTGACTTAATCTATTTACCTGAAGTTTCATTTTCAAAGGATTTGTTCATACAAGATATTAAGCAACTTCAAAAAACAAAAAATCATATTATTATTGCTGTATCAGAAGGTATTAAGGATAGCAAAGGTCAATATATCGCTGCTTCTGAGGCTAGTAGTAAAACAGATCAATTTGGTCACGCTCAATTAAGTGGCGTTGCCAAAACACTAGAAGCCATTGTTTCAAATGAAATTGGATGCAAGGTTCGCTCTATAGAAATCAGCACACTTCAGAGAAGTGCTATGCATCTTGCATCGTCAACTGATTTGGATGAGGCTGTATTAGTTGGTAGAACTGCCGTTAAAAAAGCAGAAGAAAATCAGACAGGTATTATGATGACAATTGTACGAACTAGCGATTCACCTTATACAGTTGAAATCAACTCTGACTTAATTGAAAATGTTGCCAATAAAGAAAAATGTGTTCCCCTTGAATGGATTACAGAATCAAAAAATGATGTGAGTTCTGAATTAATTGATTATGTCTTTCCCCTAATTTTAGGTGAACCTTCACTCTCTTACAAAAATGGTATACCGAATTTCTTAAGCATTAAAAATTCACCTAAGTATATGATTTAA